Proteins from a single region of Synechococcus sp. WH 8109:
- the ftsH gene encoding ATP-dependent zinc metalloprotease FtsH produces the protein MNKRWRNIGLGALLVLAIVVIAPAFFGGGGGSQPQVNTIRYSEFVEAVKDDQISRVLISPDQGTAQVVENDGRRAQVNLAPDRELLGLLTEHSVDIAVQPSRQTPGWQQAAGSLIFPLLLLGGLFFLFRRAQGGGGGNPAMQFGKSKARVQMEPSTQVTFTDVAGIEGAKLELTEVVDFLKNPDRFTAVGAKIPKGVLLVGPPGTGKTLLAKAVAGEAGVPFFSISGSEFVEMFVGVGASRVRDLFEQAKKNAPCIVFIDEIDAVGRQRGAGLGGGNDEREQTLNQLLTEMDGFEGNTGIIIVAATNRPDVLDAALMRPGRFDRQVTVDRPDYSGRLQILGVHARGKTLAKDVDLDKVARRTPGYTGADLANLLNEAAILAARRELTEVSNDEISDAIERVMAGPEKKDRVMSERRARLVAYHEAGHALVGALMPDYDPVQKISIIPRGNAGGLTFFTPSEERMESGLYSRAYLQNQMAVALGGRVAEEIVYGEDEVTTGASNDLQQVASTARQMITRFGMSDELGPVALGRAQGGMFLGRDIAAERDFSEETAAMIDKEVSELVDVAYKRATKVLVDNRAVLDELAEMLVEQETVDAEELQELLIKRDVRVAEYV, from the coding sequence GTGAACAAGCGTTGGCGAAATATCGGTCTCGGGGCCCTTTTGGTTCTGGCGATCGTTGTGATTGCACCTGCGTTCTTTGGTGGCGGCGGTGGCAGCCAGCCCCAAGTGAACACCATCCGCTACAGCGAGTTCGTTGAGGCGGTGAAGGATGACCAAATCAGCCGTGTGCTGATTTCTCCGGATCAAGGCACCGCTCAGGTTGTTGAAAACGACGGCCGTCGTGCCCAGGTCAACCTGGCTCCCGATCGTGAGCTGCTCGGTTTGCTGACCGAACACAGTGTTGATATCGCCGTGCAGCCTTCCCGTCAGACCCCTGGCTGGCAGCAGGCTGCTGGAAGTCTGATCTTCCCTCTGCTTCTGCTTGGTGGTCTTTTCTTCCTCTTCCGGCGCGCCCAGGGTGGTGGTGGTGGTAACCCAGCCATGCAGTTCGGCAAGAGCAAAGCGCGGGTTCAGATGGAGCCCTCCACCCAGGTGACCTTCACCGATGTAGCCGGCATCGAAGGGGCGAAGCTTGAGCTGACCGAGGTGGTCGACTTCCTCAAGAACCCCGATCGATTCACGGCCGTCGGCGCCAAGATCCCCAAGGGTGTTCTGCTTGTGGGGCCTCCTGGCACCGGTAAGACTCTGCTCGCCAAGGCTGTGGCTGGTGAAGCAGGTGTTCCCTTCTTCTCGATCTCCGGTTCTGAGTTCGTTGAGATGTTTGTTGGCGTTGGTGCCAGCCGCGTTCGAGACCTCTTTGAGCAAGCCAAGAAAAACGCCCCTTGCATCGTCTTCATCGACGAGATCGATGCCGTGGGTCGTCAGCGGGGTGCAGGTCTCGGCGGTGGTAACGACGAGCGTGAGCAAACGCTGAACCAGCTCCTGACGGAGATGGATGGTTTCGAGGGCAACACAGGGATCATCATCGTGGCGGCCACCAACCGCCCGGACGTGCTCGATGCCGCTCTGATGCGCCCCGGACGTTTTGATCGTCAGGTCACAGTTGATAGGCCTGACTATTCCGGACGCCTACAAATCCTCGGCGTTCACGCTCGCGGCAAGACCCTCGCCAAGGATGTCGATCTCGACAAGGTTGCCCGCCGGACACCTGGTTACACCGGTGCCGATCTAGCCAACCTTCTCAACGAAGCCGCCATCCTTGCGGCCCGTCGCGAGCTCACAGAAGTGAGCAACGACGAGATCAGTGATGCCATTGAACGCGTGATGGCGGGTCCGGAGAAGAAGGACCGTGTGATGAGCGAGCGTCGCGCTCGCCTAGTTGCTTATCACGAGGCTGGTCATGCCCTTGTAGGCGCTCTGATGCCGGACTATGACCCGGTTCAGAAGATCTCTATCATCCCCCGCGGTAATGCCGGTGGTCTGACCTTCTTCACCCCCAGTGAGGAGCGGATGGAATCAGGCCTTTACTCCCGGGCCTACCTTCAGAACCAGATGGCCGTTGCCCTTGGCGGTCGGGTGGCTGAAGAGATTGTCTACGGCGAAGATGAGGTCACCACTGGAGCCTCCAACGACCTCCAGCAGGTTGCTTCAACGGCGCGTCAGATGATCACCCGCTTCGGCATGAGTGATGAGCTGGGTCCCGTTGCCCTGGGGCGCGCGCAGGGTGGCATGTTCCTTGGCCGCGACATCGCGGCGGAGCGTGACTTCTCTGAGGAAACCGCCGCCATGATCGATAAAGAGGTCTCTGAGCTGGTGGATGTGGCCTACAAGCGCGCCACCAAGGTTCTGGTCGACAACCGAGCCGTTCTGGATGAATTGGCCGAGATGCTCGTTGAGCAGGAGACTGTTGATGCTGAAGAGCTTCAGGAGCTGCTGATCAAACGTGACGTCCGGGTCGCCGAATACGTCTGA
- a CDS encoding bifunctional 4-hydroxy-2-oxoglutarate aldolase/2-dehydro-3-deoxy-phosphogluconate aldolase: MSSNLWLVRQELLVASLQHQPLLLVIRPELEDLAASGSGSGLLAQVQQLHAAGLRNLEVAWVDQPGWMGFMQRVQDHCPGLNLGAASVTVSKALNDLSLLDLSYAMAPCWCPELVEQARGLGVLLVPGVFSPTEVHQAIRFGCRVVKLFPAANLGPGYWSCLQAPLGPLPFVIAAGGLDVSDLPVWLEAGHGAVALGRRVVGSPPAFQALVDWLHQSTSQR; encoded by the coding sequence TTGTCTTCCAACCTTTGGCTGGTGCGGCAGGAGCTCTTGGTGGCATCCCTGCAGCATCAGCCTCTTTTGTTGGTGATACGGCCTGAGCTCGAGGACCTCGCGGCTTCAGGCTCTGGCTCTGGTTTGTTGGCGCAGGTGCAGCAGCTTCATGCCGCAGGGCTTCGAAATCTCGAAGTGGCCTGGGTTGACCAGCCAGGCTGGATGGGGTTCATGCAACGGGTGCAAGACCATTGCCCTGGTCTGAATCTGGGGGCGGCTTCGGTGACGGTCTCCAAGGCGCTCAACGATCTATCGCTGCTGGATCTCAGCTATGCGATGGCACCTTGCTGGTGCCCGGAGCTTGTGGAGCAGGCCAGAGGGCTTGGCGTCTTGCTGGTGCCTGGGGTTTTCAGCCCCACGGAGGTTCACCAGGCCATACGGTTCGGCTGTCGTGTCGTCAAGTTGTTTCCCGCCGCCAATCTGGGGCCTGGCTACTGGAGCTGCTTGCAGGCGCCCCTTGGCCCCCTGCCCTTCGTGATTGCCGCTGGTGGTCTTGATGTGAGCGATCTCCCCGTATGGCTGGAGGCTGGGCATGGTGCCGTGGCCCTGGGCCGCAGGGTGGTGGGATCGCCGCCTGCCTTCCAGGCGCTTGTCGATTGGTTGCACCAATCGACAAGCCAGCGTTGA
- the aroC gene encoding chorismate synthase yields MGSSFGDLFRISTFGESHGGGVGVIVEGCPPRLNLSVESIQAELDRRKPGQSHITTPRKEADQVEILSGLLDGKTTLGTPIAMVVRNKDQRPGDYKDMAVAFRPSHADATYQAKYGIQARSGGGRASARETIGRVAAGAIAKQLLKQAAGTEILAWVKRIHTIEASGIDPLQVQLGDVEANIVRCPELAIAERMIERIEAIGREGDSCGGVIECVVRHPVIGLGMPVFDKLEADLAKAVMSLPATKGFEIGSGFDGTLLKGSEHNDAFVPSDDGRLKTATNNSGGIQGGISNGEPIVIRVAFKPTATIRKEQQTIDSDGKATTLAGKGRHDPCVLPRAVPMVEAMVALVLADHLLRQQGQCSLW; encoded by the coding sequence ATGGGCAGCAGCTTCGGCGACCTCTTCCGGATCAGCACCTTCGGTGAATCCCACGGGGGAGGGGTGGGTGTAATTGTTGAGGGCTGTCCACCACGGCTCAACCTCAGCGTCGAGTCGATTCAGGCCGAACTGGATCGACGCAAGCCAGGCCAAAGCCACATCACCACACCGCGCAAGGAAGCGGACCAGGTGGAAATTCTCAGTGGCCTGCTCGACGGCAAAACCACGCTTGGCACCCCGATTGCCATGGTCGTGCGGAACAAGGACCAACGGCCCGGGGATTACAAGGACATGGCCGTCGCCTTTCGGCCCTCCCATGCCGATGCCACCTACCAGGCGAAGTATGGAATCCAGGCCCGCAGCGGTGGTGGACGTGCATCAGCACGGGAAACCATCGGCCGTGTCGCTGCAGGTGCGATCGCCAAACAATTGCTGAAACAAGCAGCAGGAACTGAAATCCTCGCCTGGGTGAAGCGGATCCACACCATCGAAGCCTCAGGCATCGACCCCTTGCAGGTTCAGCTCGGTGATGTGGAGGCCAACATCGTTCGGTGTCCCGAGCTAGCGATCGCCGAGCGGATGATTGAGCGCATCGAAGCAATTGGCCGCGAGGGGGATTCCTGCGGCGGGGTGATCGAATGCGTGGTGCGCCATCCCGTCATTGGGTTGGGCATGCCGGTGTTCGACAAACTCGAAGCCGACCTCGCCAAAGCTGTGATGTCATTGCCGGCCACCAAGGGATTTGAAATTGGGTCTGGTTTCGATGGAACGCTGTTGAAAGGCAGCGAGCACAACGACGCCTTTGTGCCGAGCGACGATGGACGGCTGAAGACCGCCACCAACAACTCCGGGGGCATCCAGGGAGGGATCAGCAATGGTGAGCCGATTGTGATCCGAGTGGCCTTCAAGCCAACGGCCACAATCCGCAAAGAGCAGCAGACCATCGATTCCGATGGCAAGGCCACCACACTCGCTGGAAAAGGACGGCACGACCCTTGCGTTCTGCCGCGGGCAGTACCGATGGTGGAAGCGATGGTGGCACTCGTTCTGGCTGATCACCTGCTGAGGCAGCAGGGGCAATGCAGCCTTTGGTGA
- a CDS encoding cupin domain-containing protein, with product MRKTQTLIQHLGLMPHPEGGWYRELHRSPDQVQRQDGAERSAMTAILFLLPAGAVSCWHRVIGGDEVWTHIDGATLELFQCQGNGTGLKHDALHASNPIQVVPAHTWQAARSLGEYSLMSCCVGPGFEFSDFEMARQHPATERPKLPHPELI from the coding sequence ATGAGAAAAACGCAAACCCTGATCCAGCACCTCGGCTTAATGCCCCATCCAGAGGGGGGCTGGTACCGCGAGTTGCATCGGAGTCCAGACCAAGTTCAACGACAGGACGGTGCCGAGCGATCTGCCATGACGGCCATTCTGTTTTTGCTGCCCGCCGGTGCCGTCAGTTGCTGGCATCGGGTGATCGGTGGAGACGAAGTCTGGACGCACATTGATGGGGCAACGCTGGAGCTCTTTCAATGCCAGGGCAATGGCACAGGGCTGAAACATGATGCTTTGCATGCGTCCAACCCCATCCAGGTGGTTCCCGCCCACACTTGGCAGGCGGCGCGGAGTCTTGGTGAGTACTCGTTGATGAGCTGTTGTGTCGGGCCGGGATTTGAGTTCTCTGATTTCGAGATGGCCCGGCAGCATCCCGCGACAGAACGTCCGAAGTTGCCCCATCCGGAGTTGATCTGA
- the psbA gene encoding photosystem II q(b) protein, translating to MTTTLQQRSGASSWQAFCEWVTSTNNRLYVGWFGVLMIPTLLAATICFVIAFVAAPPVDIDGIREPVAGSLIYGNNIISGAVVPSSNAIGLHFYPIWEAASLDEWLYNGGPFQLVVFHFLIGIYAYMGREWELSYRLGMRPWICVAYSAPVAAASAVFLVYPFGQGSFSDAMPLGISGTFNYMLVFQAEHNILMHPFHMLGVAGVFGGSLFSAMHGSLVTSSLVRETTESESQNYGYKFGQEEETYNIVAAHGYFGRLIFQYASFNNSRSLHFFLAAWPVVGIWFTALGVSTMAFNLNGFNFNQSILDGQGRVLNTWADVLNRAGLGMEVMHERNAHNFPLDLAAAESTPVALQAPAIG from the coding sequence ATGACCACCACCCTCCAGCAGCGCTCCGGCGCTTCCAGCTGGCAGGCCTTCTGTGAGTGGGTCACCTCCACCAACAACCGTCTCTATGTCGGTTGGTTCGGTGTGCTGATGATCCCCACACTGCTGGCTGCCACCATCTGCTTCGTCATCGCTTTCGTCGCCGCTCCCCCGGTCGACATCGATGGCATCCGCGAGCCCGTCGCTGGCTCCCTGATCTACGGCAACAACATCATCTCTGGTGCTGTTGTTCCTTCCAGCAACGCCATCGGCCTGCACTTCTACCCCATCTGGGAAGCTGCTTCCCTCGATGAGTGGCTGTACAACGGCGGCCCCTTCCAGCTGGTTGTTTTCCACTTCCTCATCGGCATCTACGCCTACATGGGTCGTGAGTGGGAACTTTCCTACCGCCTGGGCATGCGCCCCTGGATCTGCGTTGCCTACAGCGCACCTGTCGCTGCAGCTTCTGCTGTCTTCCTGGTTTACCCCTTCGGTCAGGGTTCCTTCTCTGACGCAATGCCCCTGGGCATCTCTGGCACCTTCAACTACATGTTGGTGTTCCAGGCCGAGCACAACATCCTGATGCACCCCTTCCACATGCTGGGCGTCGCAGGTGTTTTCGGCGGCAGCCTGTTCTCCGCCATGCACGGCTCCCTGGTGACCTCCTCCCTGGTGCGTGAAACCACCGAGAGCGAGTCCCAGAACTACGGCTACAAGTTCGGCCAAGAGGAAGAGACCTACAACATCGTGGCTGCCCACGGTTACTTCGGTCGCCTGATCTTCCAATACGCCTCCTTCAACAACAGCCGTAGCCTTCACTTCTTCCTGGCTGCTTGGCCTGTTGTCGGCATCTGGTTCACCGCCCTCGGCGTGTCAACCATGGCCTTCAACCTGAACGGCTTCAACTTCAACCAGTCCATCCTTGATGGTCAGGGCCGCGTCCTGAACACCTGGGCTGATGTGCTGAACCGTGCCGGCCTCGGCATGGAAGTGATGCACGAGCGCAACGCTCACAACTTCCCCCTCGACCTGGCTGCTGCTGAGTCCACTCCTGTGGCTCTGCAGGCTCCTGCCATCGGTTGA
- a CDS encoding photosystem II high light acclimation radical SAM protein: protein MAAEVAPQQERVLLVRLPCNPIFPIGPIYLADHLHKCFPEMPQRILDLAALPVLDVHRVLDATVDQFQPTLLVFSWRDIQIYAPVDGRGGNPLQNSFEVFYARNPLKRLHGALGGLQLMSSHYGELRRNQRLVRQGLKRARHHQPAARAVLGGGAVSVFYEQLGKSLPKGTVVSIGEGEPLLEKLIQGQSLEGERCFVVGEAPRSGLIHEQPESRPKTACNYDYIASIWPQLDWYLEGGDFYVGVQTKRGCPHNCCYCVYTVVEGKQVRLNPVDEVVKEMRQLYDRGVRGFWFTDAQFIPARRYIEDAKELLRAIKAEGLTGIRWAAYIRADNLDPELAQLMVETGMSYFEIGITSGSQELVRKMRMGYNLRTVLESCRMLADAGFRDHVSVNYSFNVIDERPETIRQTVAYHRELEAIFGADLVEPAIFFIGLQPHTHLEQYGFDQGLIKPGYNPMSMMPWTARKLLWNPEPMGSTFGRVCLEAFDRNPADFGRTVMSLLARDYGVASLQEALRAPVEGRKALATATR, encoded by the coding sequence ATGGCAGCTGAAGTGGCACCACAACAAGAACGGGTGTTGCTGGTGCGGCTGCCCTGCAATCCGATCTTTCCGATCGGGCCGATCTACCTCGCCGACCATCTGCACAAATGTTTCCCGGAGATGCCTCAGCGCATCCTGGATCTCGCGGCTCTGCCCGTGCTGGATGTCCATCGCGTGCTGGACGCCACTGTTGACCAGTTCCAGCCGACGCTGCTGGTGTTCTCGTGGAGAGACATCCAGATTTATGCGCCGGTCGATGGGCGGGGGGGCAACCCTCTTCAGAATTCGTTCGAGGTTTTCTACGCCCGTAACCCTCTGAAGCGTCTGCATGGAGCCCTGGGTGGGCTTCAGTTAATGAGCAGTCATTACGGCGAGCTGCGCAGGAACCAGCGTTTGGTGCGTCAAGGCTTGAAACGTGCGCGCCACCACCAGCCGGCAGCTAGAGCGGTTCTTGGCGGTGGAGCTGTAAGTGTGTTTTACGAGCAACTCGGCAAGTCGCTCCCCAAAGGAACGGTTGTCTCCATCGGTGAGGGTGAGCCGCTGCTCGAGAAGTTGATCCAGGGCCAGTCCCTCGAGGGTGAGCGCTGTTTTGTTGTTGGTGAAGCGCCCCGCTCAGGCCTCATACATGAGCAGCCGGAAAGTCGGCCCAAAACCGCCTGCAATTACGACTACATCGCTTCGATCTGGCCCCAGCTCGATTGGTACCTCGAAGGCGGCGATTTCTACGTGGGTGTTCAGACCAAACGCGGCTGTCCCCACAACTGTTGCTATTGCGTATACACGGTGGTGGAAGGCAAGCAGGTGCGCCTCAACCCCGTGGATGAGGTGGTCAAAGAGATGCGCCAGCTGTACGACCGCGGGGTGCGTGGTTTCTGGTTCACCGATGCCCAGTTCATTCCCGCCCGGCGCTACATCGAAGACGCCAAGGAACTGCTGCGGGCGATCAAGGCTGAAGGGCTGACCGGCATTCGTTGGGCCGCCTACATCCGCGCCGACAATCTTGATCCCGAATTGGCTCAGCTCATGGTGGAGACGGGTATGAGCTATTTCGAGATCGGAATTACATCCGGCTCGCAGGAGCTAGTCCGCAAGATGCGCATGGGCTACAACCTTCGCACTGTTCTGGAGAGTTGCAGGATGCTGGCGGATGCGGGCTTCCGGGATCACGTGTCGGTTAACTACTCCTTCAACGTGATCGATGAGCGACCGGAAACGATCCGCCAGACCGTGGCTTATCACCGAGAGCTGGAGGCCATTTTTGGCGCTGATTTGGTCGAGCCAGCGATCTTTTTTATCGGTTTGCAGCCCCACACCCACCTTGAGCAGTACGGATTCGATCAGGGTCTGATCAAGCCGGGTTACAACCCGATGAGCATGATGCCTTGGACGGCGCGAAAACTTCTCTGGAACCCCGAGCCGATGGGGAGCACCTTTGGCCGAGTGTGTCTTGAGGCCTTTGATCGCAATCCTGCGGATTTCGGTCGCACGGTGATGTCACTCCTCGCAAGGGACTACGGAGTGGCTTCGCTTCAGGAGGCTCTTCGTGCTCCGGTGGAGGGCCGCAAGGCCTTGGCAACGGCGACCCGTTGA
- a CDS encoding CPBP family intramembrane glutamic endopeptidase: MGRTWGVDRPWQQLGVIRPVVKALHAFLRGLTTSAALLFGVVAVLLLSGNGLWQGQITTGDLANAIALMLLVGFAEELLFRGWLWGELELLTSRQRAIGIQAAVFALVHPWYHLPPVEAIALLMGLVLLGLALALQRRADNGVLWGSIGLHGGLVGGWFALQAGLITLPGTSPTWLLGAGGANPNPISGLLGWAGLGGFILMRRRWWR; this comes from the coding sequence TTGGGACGGACCTGGGGCGTTGATCGCCCTTGGCAGCAACTTGGAGTGATTCGACCAGTCGTCAAAGCCCTGCACGCATTCCTGCGTGGTCTCACAACATCCGCAGCCCTTCTTTTCGGAGTGGTTGCTGTCCTTCTGCTCAGCGGAAACGGCCTATGGCAGGGCCAAATCACCACAGGTGATCTTGCCAATGCCATTGCCCTGATGCTTCTGGTGGGTTTTGCTGAGGAGCTGCTCTTTCGTGGTTGGCTCTGGGGTGAATTAGAGCTTTTGACAAGCCGACAGCGGGCGATCGGGATTCAGGCGGCTGTATTCGCCCTGGTGCATCCCTGGTACCACCTGCCTCCCGTCGAAGCCATTGCACTGCTCATGGGCCTGGTGTTGCTGGGTCTTGCCCTAGCCCTGCAACGCAGAGCCGATAACGGAGTGCTTTGGGGATCAATTGGCCTGCACGGCGGGCTTGTTGGTGGGTGGTTCGCCCTTCAAGCCGGGCTGATCACCCTGCCTGGAACGAGCCCAACTTGGCTTCTTGGGGCAGGTGGCGCAAATCCCAACCCGATTAGTGGTCTATTGGGTTGGGCCGGACTGGGGGGATTCATCCTGATGAGACGCCGGTGGTGGCGATGA
- the clpS gene encoding ATP-dependent Clp protease adapter ClpS, with product MVMAVDSPSQKPGGAAVLDKAPERVRKRSPRYKVLLHNDPVNSMEYVVATLQQVVPQLSEQDCMAVMLEAHNTGVGLVIVCDIEPAEFYCEMLKSKGLTSSIEPEE from the coding sequence ATGGTCATGGCGGTGGATTCTCCTAGCCAAAAACCAGGTGGTGCAGCTGTTCTGGACAAAGCGCCAGAGCGCGTTCGCAAGCGCTCGCCTCGCTACAAGGTGCTGCTGCACAACGATCCGGTGAACTCCATGGAATACGTGGTGGCCACCCTGCAGCAGGTTGTGCCTCAACTCAGCGAGCAGGACTGCATGGCTGTGATGCTGGAAGCCCATAACACCGGCGTGGGCTTGGTGATCGTGTGCGACATCGAGCCGGCTGAGTTTTACTGTGAAATGTTGAAATCCAAAGGATTGACCAGCTCTATCGAGCCTGAGGAGTGA
- a CDS encoding LL-diaminopimelate aminotransferase — MVQVNGNYLKLKAGYLFPEIGRRVKAFSSANPDAALIRLGIGDVTEPLPLACREAMKTAIDAMGTAEGFHGYGPEQGYGWLREAIAKNDFQTRGCDISAEEIFVSDGSKCDSSNILDILGEGNKVAVTDPVYPVYVDSNVMAGRTGEAGEIGRYAGLTYLPISADNGFAAQIPSEPVDLIYLCFPNNPTGAVATREQLQAWVDYARANDALILFDAAYEAFIQDPELPHSIFEIEGARDCAIEFRSFSKNAGFTGTRCAFTVVPKGLKGKAANGEAVELWGLWNRRQSTKFNGVSYIIQRGAEAVYSEAGQAEVKALVSFYMENAAIIRRELSAAGLTVYGGEHAPYVWIKTPEGMDSWGFFDHLLNKANVVGTPGSGFGAAGEGYFRLSAFNSRANVDEAMARIKAL; from the coding sequence GTGGTTCAGGTCAACGGCAATTACCTCAAGCTCAAGGCGGGCTACCTGTTCCCTGAGATCGGTCGACGCGTCAAAGCGTTCAGCAGCGCCAATCCCGACGCAGCGCTAATCCGTCTGGGCATCGGTGATGTCACGGAGCCCTTGCCGCTGGCCTGCCGTGAAGCCATGAAAACCGCCATCGATGCGATGGGCACCGCCGAAGGCTTCCACGGCTATGGCCCGGAACAGGGCTACGGCTGGCTGCGGGAGGCCATCGCCAAAAATGACTTCCAAACCCGAGGCTGCGATATCAGTGCCGAGGAAATTTTTGTTTCCGACGGCTCCAAGTGCGACAGCAGCAACATCCTCGACATCCTCGGCGAGGGCAACAAGGTGGCCGTCACAGACCCCGTCTATCCGGTGTACGTGGACAGCAACGTGATGGCTGGCCGCACCGGGGAAGCTGGAGAGATCGGTCGCTATGCAGGCCTGACCTACCTACCAATCAGCGCGGACAACGGCTTTGCAGCGCAGATTCCCAGTGAACCGGTCGACCTGATCTACCTCTGCTTCCCCAACAACCCCACCGGTGCCGTCGCCACCCGGGAACAACTCCAGGCCTGGGTGGACTACGCCCGCGCCAATGACGCCCTGATCCTCTTCGATGCTGCCTATGAGGCCTTCATCCAGGATCCGGAACTCCCCCACTCCATCTTCGAGATCGAAGGAGCCCGGGACTGCGCTATCGAATTCCGTTCCTTCTCCAAAAACGCCGGCTTCACCGGCACCCGCTGTGCCTTCACCGTGGTGCCCAAGGGGCTGAAAGGCAAAGCGGCCAACGGCGAAGCGGTGGAACTCTGGGGGCTGTGGAACCGACGTCAGAGCACCAAGTTCAACGGTGTGAGTTACATCATTCAGCGCGGCGCTGAGGCTGTTTACTCCGAAGCCGGCCAGGCCGAAGTGAAGGCTCTAGTGAGCTTCTACATGGAGAACGCCGCGATCATTCGCCGCGAACTCAGTGCGGCAGGCCTCACCGTCTATGGCGGCGAACACGCCCCCTACGTTTGGATCAAAACCCCTGAGGGCATGGACTCCTGGGGATTCTTCGACCATCTGCTGAACAAGGCCAATGTGGTGGGCACGCCGGGCAGCGGTTTCGGCGCCGCTGGTGAGGGGTATTTCCGCTTGTCGGCCTTCAACAGCCGCGCCAATGTGGATGAAGCCATGGCTCGCATCAAGGCGCTGTGA